GGGTACCACCCGTTCCCATCCCGAACACGGAAGTTAAGACCTCCTGGGCTGAAAATACTCTTTGGGGAAGATAAGACGTTGCCAGGTAAACGAGAGACTACATCGAATGATGTAGTCTCTTCATATATGGATGGCTTAGTGCCGTGGTGCTAAGGATGGTAAGGGAACAGCGCAGGTAACTAAAGGAGTACATGTAAACAATGTACCCCTTTGCTTTCCATGAATAATTCAGTATACTATAGGGTAAATTGATTGAGAAATAGCAGTAAATGGAGAGTAAATGATGGATACACTTCGGACTAAAGAAAATCAGCCCGGGCATAATGGTGAAGACGATAACTATCTATTTTTTTCCAGCCTGGAGCTCATTGACTATTTTGTTAATAACTTAGCAGATAAAGACATCAGAACTCAAACGAAAAGAATACTTGAAATGGCCAGAGTTTTTATGAGAAAAAAAGATTTTAAGCTGGAAGATATTTATTCAGTACTCATTATGGTTAGAAATATCGGACTTGGTTCCCAGATTGATGAAGTCTTTTCTTTATATTTTAAAGAAGGTAATTACCCTATCCGGGTTTTTATCCAAATTGCAGATTTAGAAAGCACAGCCGATGTTGAACTGGAATTTTCAGCCTACCGAGGTCAAAAAAAATATATCAATAACGGAAAGCTTTTTCTGTCTGAAGGGCCTTTCTCACAAGGGGTTATCATAGAAAATTATTATCACGGTTCTGCTATACAGCCCTTTTCTCCACTTGACCAAAGGCTTATTGATGGTGACTTCAAGCAGGCTGTCAGGCAGTGCTTGGAGAACCTGAAGAATACTCTGGAGTCGGCAGGGAGCAGTTTAAATCAGATTTATTCTTTTATGGTTTATTTAAAAGATTTGAATACACTTCCCGAGGTTGAAGAGATCGTCGGACAGTATATCTCTAATCAGAGTGAAATACTCCAAGACGCGATAAAGATTCAGCAGTTTAAGGGCAATCATAATATCGAAATTGCTTGTTCTGCTTATTTGTGCTAATCATATTGAGATTTATTACATATTTTTGATAGAATTCTAAGACAATTTTAAGAGCAGGCTGCTAATCTGATTATCAAGATTTAATATTAGCCGTTTCTTGTTCTTTTGTCATGGTTATATTACTATATTAAAGGCAAGGAAATGATTCAAAAATCTAACGTGTTTATTTAAAATGCTTGTTTGAATGAAGGAGAATTTGATGGAATTTATTACGAGTTTGATTGATATTGTCTTACATATTGACAAATACCTGGATATGTTGGTCCAAACGTACGGTGTCTGGGCGTATCTGATTATCTTTTTAATCATTTTTTGTGAAACCGGACTTGTTGTAACACCGTTTCTGCCGGGGGATTCTTTGCTTTTTGTCATCGGGGCTCTGGGAGCAACAGGGGCGATGGATATTAAATTTGCTTTTATCTTACTGCTTATTGCGGCAATCGCAGGAAATACGCAGAATTATTTCATTGGAAGATTTTTTGGACAGAAAGCCTTCAATTGGAAAGACAACAGACTCTTTAAAAAGAAATATCTCATTCAAACCCATGGTTTTTATGAAAAACATGGCGGGAAAACGATTTTTCTTTCACGGTTCTTACCAATTATCCGGACATTTGCACCCTTTGTCGGAGGGATCAGCAACATGAGGCTGTGGAAGTTCATGCTCTACAATATATGTGGGGCTTTGGCCTGGATTTCACTTTTTATGATGGGCGGATATTATTTTGGGAACATTCCGACAGTCGAACAGAACTTTTCATTAATCATTTTTGCGATTATTTTCATCACTGTTTTACCAAGTGTCATTTTTGCTCTTCGCCAAAAGTTTTCGTCGTAAAGGTGCATTCAGGAGGATAGAAAAATGGCTGATGATATTAAGGAAATTGAACAATACGAAGATGCAGAGATCATAATTGAGCCACAGGAGATGGAGCGCTGGCAGAACAAGGCTAAAGACTATGTGGACAACCCTGTAAAGACGGAAAATTTGCTTACTGAAGCTCTGAAAAAAGCGGATAACAATAAAAAACGCGATGTAATCCAGAATATCTGGGATAAAATTCAGCTGCTCTTTTCTTTATTAAAAGACTGGTTAAACGGTGATTACAGAACGATCTCCAAGACTGCCATAATTTCTGTAA
The window above is part of the Dehalobacter sp. genome. Proteins encoded here:
- a CDS encoding Rid family hydrolase; its protein translation is MMDTLRTKENQPGHNGEDDNYLFFSSLELIDYFVNNLADKDIRTQTKRILEMARVFMRKKDFKLEDIYSVLIMVRNIGLGSQIDEVFSLYFKEGNYPIRVFIQIADLESTADVELEFSAYRGQKKYINNGKLFLSEGPFSQGVIIENYYHGSAIQPFSPLDQRLIDGDFKQAVRQCLENLKNTLESAGSSLNQIYSFMVYLKDLNTLPEVEEIVGQYISNQSEILQDAIKIQQFKGNHNIEIACSAYLC
- a CDS encoding DedA family protein, giving the protein MEFITSLIDIVLHIDKYLDMLVQTYGVWAYLIIFLIIFCETGLVVTPFLPGDSLLFVIGALGATGAMDIKFAFILLLIAAIAGNTQNYFIGRFFGQKAFNWKDNRLFKKKYLIQTHGFYEKHGGKTIFLSRFLPIIRTFAPFVGGISNMRLWKFMLYNICGALAWISLFMMGGYYFGNIPTVEQNFSLIIFAIIFITVLPSVIFALRQKFSS
- a CDS encoding YkvA family protein, encoding MADDIKEIEQYEDAEIIIEPQEMERWQNKAKDYVDNPVKTENLLTEALKKADNNKKRDVIQNIWDKIQLLFSLLKDWLNGDYRTISKTAIISVIAGLIYFVSPVDLVPDWIAALGLVDDAAVLALIFNQLDKELTRYKKWKNPEF